A genomic stretch from Chitinophaga lutea includes:
- a CDS encoding DUF1801 domain-containing protein: protein MEAITFLQQYPDQVSSLATQLREVLLENLPGVTEQVDLPAKMVAYVYGEKYADMICTIIPSKKGLKLGFYKGSELHDPGHLLEGSGKISRYVVIGNQEDIYSGALKKLLGNALEAYQQRTRR from the coding sequence ATGGAAGCCATCACATTTTTACAACAGTACCCCGACCAGGTTTCCAGCCTGGCCACTCAGCTACGTGAGGTACTACTGGAAAATTTACCCGGCGTTACCGAACAGGTTGACTTGCCTGCTAAAATGGTCGCTTACGTTTACGGGGAAAAATATGCTGACATGATCTGCACGATCATCCCTTCAAAAAAAGGATTAAAACTGGGCTTTTATAAAGGAAGTGAACTTCATGATCCGGGTCATTTGCTGGAGGGAAGCGGCAAAATTTCCCGCTACGTGGTGATCGGAAATCAGGAAGATATTTACAGCGGCGCTTTAAAAAAGTTACTTGGTAATGCGCTGGAAGCCTATCAGCAAAGAACCCGGCGTTAA
- the mnmE gene encoding tRNA uridine-5-carboxymethylaminomethyl(34) synthesis GTPase MnmE codes for MIGKTGGHDDTIVAIATAPGVGAIAVIRLSGPQAIGITDKLFPAKKLAEQPGHTLHFGSLQLHGRVIDEVVVSLYRAPKSYTGEEVVEISCHGSPYIQQQILEACIAMGARLARPGEFTQRAFLNGKLDLTQAESVADLIASNTAASHQTAMQQMRGGFSKELFALREQLIKFSALIELELDFSQEDVEFADRTALYTLVDDSLNEVERLVHSFKVGNVIKNGVNTAIIGRPNAGKSTLLNTLLNENRAIVSDIAGTTRDTIEEVLNIGGILFRLIDTAGIRESTDTIESIGVAKSLEKMREAGIVVYLFDVSELSVDDLLAQVREFDREGIQFLLVGNKADTLGFEEARAKFGMVPDVIFISAKQHGHIDDLKDKLVSHVMGGAVNTENTIITNVRHYAALQEVYAALMDVKKGMDNRLPGDLLALDIRRCLFFLADIAGEVTNEDRLDFIFSKFCIGK; via the coding sequence ATGATTGGAAAAACAGGCGGTCACGACGATACGATAGTAGCCATTGCCACCGCGCCCGGCGTAGGCGCCATTGCGGTGATACGGCTGAGCGGCCCACAGGCCATCGGCATTACAGACAAACTGTTCCCCGCCAAAAAACTGGCGGAGCAACCCGGGCATACCTTGCATTTCGGGAGCCTGCAGCTGCACGGCCGTGTGATAGACGAAGTGGTGGTGAGCCTGTACCGCGCCCCGAAATCATACACCGGCGAAGAAGTGGTGGAAATCTCCTGCCATGGTTCGCCTTACATCCAGCAACAGATACTCGAAGCCTGCATCGCCATGGGCGCCCGCCTCGCCCGGCCGGGAGAATTCACGCAGCGCGCTTTCCTGAACGGCAAGCTCGACCTCACACAGGCCGAGTCTGTCGCCGACCTGATTGCCAGCAATACCGCCGCTTCCCATCAAACCGCGATGCAACAGATGCGCGGCGGCTTTTCCAAAGAGCTGTTCGCCCTGCGGGAGCAGCTGATCAAATTCTCCGCGCTGATAGAACTGGAACTGGACTTCAGCCAGGAAGACGTGGAGTTTGCCGACCGTACGGCGCTGTATACACTGGTGGACGACTCGCTTAACGAAGTGGAACGCCTCGTGCATTCCTTCAAAGTAGGCAACGTGATCAAAAACGGCGTCAACACCGCCATCATCGGGCGTCCCAACGCCGGTAAATCCACTTTGCTGAATACGCTGCTCAATGAAAACCGCGCCATCGTCAGCGATATCGCCGGCACCACGCGCGATACCATTGAGGAAGTGCTCAACATCGGCGGAATCCTCTTCCGCCTGATCGATACCGCCGGCATCCGTGAAAGCACGGATACCATCGAAAGCATCGGCGTCGCTAAATCACTGGAGAAAATGAGAGAGGCCGGCATTGTGGTGTATCTCTTCGACGTGTCCGAACTCTCAGTGGACGATCTGCTCGCGCAGGTGCGGGAGTTCGACCGTGAAGGCATTCAGTTTTTGCTGGTGGGGAATAAGGCGGATACCCTCGGGTTTGAGGAGGCGCGTGCGAAATTCGGGATGGTGCCGGATGTGATTTTCATCTCCGCCAAACAACACGGGCATATCGATGACCTGAAAGACAAACTCGTTTCCCACGTGATGGGCGGCGCGGTCAATACCGAAAACACCATCATCACCAACGTACGCCACTACGCCGCATTACAGGAAGTATATGCCGCCCTGATGGACGTGAAGAAGGGCATGGATAACCGGCTGCCGGGGGATTTGCTGGCGCTGGACATCCGGCGCTGCCTGTTCTTCCTGGCTGATATTGCGGGGGAGGTGACGAACGAGGACCGGTTGGATTTTATCTTTTCGAAGTTTTGTATCGGGAAGTAG
- a CDS encoding energy transducer TonB — protein sequence MDSAKILKSDFLDILFEDRNKSYGAYELRKKYDKRVRNSILATAGLALLIVGGYLLYLNAKGDNSDMVKKPIVEDIKLEDVKLPDDPKTPPPPPPPPAPPPPVKPSVQFTPPVIKKDEEVKAEEELVKIEEIKDKAVSTKTVEGDPNGIDPGLINDSKGTGVIDAPAPPPKDEIFTFVEQPPTFPGGEEALAKYLNNNIRYPPMATENGISGTVFVSFVVDSEGTIKDVKTVGAPKGGGLEEEAIRVVKKMPKWKPGKQNGRQVSVQFNLPIRFTLQE from the coding sequence ACAAGAGCTACGGTGCTTATGAACTTCGCAAGAAGTACGACAAACGCGTGCGGAATTCCATTCTGGCCACAGCGGGCCTGGCCCTGCTGATCGTTGGCGGCTACCTTCTGTATTTAAATGCGAAGGGCGACAACTCAGATATGGTAAAGAAGCCGATCGTGGAGGATATCAAACTGGAGGACGTGAAGTTGCCGGATGATCCGAAAACGCCGCCTCCGCCGCCTCCGCCGCCCGCTCCGCCGCCCCCGGTAAAACCGTCCGTGCAGTTTACGCCGCCGGTAATCAAGAAAGACGAAGAAGTAAAAGCCGAAGAGGAACTGGTGAAGATCGAAGAGATCAAAGATAAAGCCGTGAGCACCAAAACTGTGGAAGGCGATCCCAACGGTATTGACCCGGGATTGATCAACGACAGTAAAGGTACCGGTGTAATCGACGCACCCGCACCTCCCCCGAAAGACGAGATCTTCACGTTCGTGGAGCAACCTCCGACCTTCCCTGGTGGTGAAGAGGCGCTGGCCAAGTACCTCAATAACAACATCCGCTACCCACCCATGGCAACGGAAAACGGCATCTCCGGTACAGTGTTCGTATCATTCGTGGTGGACTCTGAAGGTACCATCAAGGATGTGAAAACCGTAGGCGCCCCGAAAGGCGGTGGCCTCGAAGAGGAAGCCATCCGCGTGGTGAAAAAAATGCCGAAGTGGAAACCCGGTAAGCAGAACGGACGCCAGGTATCTGTGCAGTTCAACCTGCCGATCCGCTTTACACTGCAAGAGTAG